The following proteins are encoded in a genomic region of Bacteroidales bacterium:
- a CDS encoding ketoacyl-ACP synthase III — MAYLDVKNVRLSGISACVPKTIEENINYHLFQNDEALKFISTTGVERHRLANNQTTTADLCFHAAEQLLKDISWNKNEIDCLIFVTQTPDYILPASSCLLQDRLKLSTDCYALDISMGCSGWIYGLSVIASLMQNNSFKKGLLLVGDSVTKFCSNNDKSTWPLFGDAGTATCLEFNEKSYGFNFHLATDGSGYEAIKISDGGYRVPFNELSLIEHEIEFGIARSNVQLFLNGMDVFSFGISKAPETIDKLCEHFNIDKNSIDIFVFHQANLFMNEKIRKKLKLPPEKVPYSLKDFGNTSSASIPLTLVTECNKNLINKKQKVIACGFGVGLSWGSVYFDLSNIVCSTLIEI, encoded by the coding sequence ATGGCGTATCTTGATGTTAAAAATGTAAGATTAAGTGGAATTTCTGCTTGTGTACCCAAAACAATTGAGGAAAATATAAATTACCATTTATTCCAAAACGATGAGGCATTAAAATTTATTTCAACAACAGGTGTTGAACGTCATCGCTTGGCTAATAATCAAACTACTACTGCTGATTTATGCTTTCATGCTGCTGAGCAACTACTAAAAGATATCAGTTGGAATAAAAATGAAATAGATTGTCTGATATTTGTAACACAAACACCTGATTATATTCTTCCAGCAAGTTCCTGTCTTTTACAAGATAGACTTAAACTGTCTACAGATTGTTATGCATTGGATATTTCAATGGGTTGTTCAGGATGGATATATGGATTAAGCGTTATAGCATCACTAATGCAAAACAATAGTTTCAAAAAAGGACTATTGCTCGTTGGAGATTCAGTTACTAAATTTTGTTCAAATAATGATAAAAGCACTTGGCCTCTTTTTGGAGATGCTGGTACCGCAACTTGTTTAGAATTCAATGAAAAAAGTTATGGTTTTAATTTCCATCTTGCTACTGATGGTAGTGGTTATGAGGCTATTAAAATATCTGATGGAGGTTATAGGGTACCATTTAATGAATTATCATTGATAGAACATGAGATTGAATTTGGTATTGCGCGATCAAATGTGCAACTGTTTTTAAATGGAATGGATGTTTTTTCCTTTGGTATTTCAAAAGCACCAGAAACTATTGATAAATTGTGTGAGCATTTCAACATTGACAAAAACTCAATTGATATTTTTGTTTTTCATCAAGCAAATTTATTTATGAACGAAAAAATAAGGAAAAAGTTAAAACTTCCACCTGAAAAAGTTCCATACTCATTAAAAGATTTTGGTAATACAAGTTCAGCCTCAATACCTTTAACTCTTGTTACTGAATGTAATAAAAATCTTATTAATAAAAAACAAAAAGTTATAGCATGTGGTTTTGGAGTTGGCCTTTCCTGGGGAAGTGTTTATTTCGATTTATCTAATATCGTATGTTCAACGTTAATTGAAATTTAA
- the asnB gene encoding asparagine synthase (glutamine-hydrolyzing), with translation MCGIFSAINLKSSFSTNDYDIFKKSTNIIDYRGPDACGLLTINSENKQFDSENYNIFLGHRRLSIIDLSVEGNQPMIDNDYIIIFNGEIFNYVELRTQLQSEGIIFKTKTDTEVILKIYQKYGSKGFYKFNGMWAFIIIDLKEQKIIVSRDRFSIKPLYFYENENQIYFASEIKQLLPFLNQKSINNDVFYKYLQQSVLDYNNETFFKDILKVKPKTNLIINLKNGLINEEQYWDYENVDFDIKNVFEQFKELFTDSINIRLRSDVNLGALLSGGLDSSAISLIANELSNNNLRTFSVVSNDRKASEEHFINILSVEKNIKNEKLIFTNDDVLKNIDKVIFHQDEPFGGFSVIAQYLIFERIKKQTDITVVLCGQGGDEIMLGYLKFFFFYLDQLKKQGKYYRMSKEILLSIFYRTVIWQFKLSSAKRYIPSLVNKKDSYITLNGELENTWQCDSMRDRQILDIDKYSVPILAHFEDRNSTANSLESRLPFLDHRLVNLLLSIDTELKIKNGWTKYILRKSINELPVEIRWRRDKKGFSVPEDKWLRKDLKHDILDIFSKSTLDELGIIDKKKFLNYYDLFLKGSNKISCDDISKVFIAEKWARKHFEV, from the coding sequence ATGTGTGGAATATTTTCAGCCATTAATTTAAAGTCTAGTTTCAGTACTAACGATTACGATATTTTTAAAAAATCTACTAATATTATAGATTATAGGGGACCTGATGCATGTGGCTTATTAACTATTAATTCTGAGAATAAACAATTTGATAGTGAAAATTATAATATATTCCTAGGACATCGTAGATTATCTATTATAGACTTGTCAGTTGAAGGTAATCAGCCAATGATTGATAATGATTATATTATAATTTTTAATGGTGAAATCTTTAATTATGTTGAACTAAGAACTCAATTACAATCTGAGGGCATAATTTTTAAAACAAAAACGGATACAGAAGTAATTTTGAAAATATACCAAAAATATGGTTCAAAAGGGTTTTACAAATTTAATGGTATGTGGGCTTTTATTATTATTGACCTAAAAGAGCAGAAAATTATTGTTAGCCGCGATCGTTTTTCAATTAAGCCGTTATATTTTTATGAAAATGAAAATCAAATATATTTTGCCAGTGAAATAAAACAATTATTACCTTTTTTAAATCAAAAATCAATTAATAATGATGTATTTTATAAATACCTTCAACAATCTGTGCTTGATTATAATAATGAAACATTTTTTAAAGATATATTAAAAGTAAAACCTAAAACGAATTTAATTATCAATTTGAAAAATGGATTGATTAATGAGGAGCAATATTGGGATTATGAAAATGTTGATTTTGATATAAAAAATGTATTTGAACAATTTAAGGAACTATTTACGGATAGCATTAATATACGTTTAAGAAGCGACGTTAATCTTGGGGCACTTCTTTCTGGAGGACTTGATTCGTCTGCTATTTCTTTAATTGCAAATGAATTATCGAATAATAATTTACGAACATTCTCTGTAGTGTCGAATGATCGAAAGGCTTCAGAAGAGCATTTTATTAATATTCTTTCAGTCGAAAAAAATATAAAAAACGAAAAACTTATATTTACAAATGATGATGTACTTAAAAACATCGATAAAGTAATTTTTCATCAAGATGAGCCATTTGGTGGCTTTAGTGTGATAGCACAGTATTTAATTTTTGAAAGAATTAAAAAACAGACTGATATAACAGTTGTCCTTTGCGGACAAGGAGGCGATGAAATAATGTTGGGTTATTTGAAATTCTTTTTCTTTTACTTGGATCAATTGAAGAAACAAGGTAAGTATTATAGAATGAGCAAAGAAATACTACTATCTATTTTTTATCGCACTGTTATATGGCAATTTAAATTAAGTTCTGCAAAACGTTACATTCCATCTTTAGTCAATAAAAAGGATAGTTATATCACATTAAATGGTGAATTAGAAAATACATGGCAATGTGATTCTATGAGAGATCGACAAATACTTGATATTGATAAATATTCAGTGCCTATCCTCGCTCATTTTGAAGACCGGAATTCTACTGCTAATTCTTTAGAATCAAGATTACCATTTTTAGATCATCGTTTAGTGAATTTGCTATTAAGTATTGATACTGAATTAAAAATTAAAAATGGTTGGACAAAATATATTTTAAGAAAATCCATTAATGAACTTCCAGTAGAGATTCGATGGAGACGTGATAAAAAAGGCTTTAGTGTTCCAGAAGATAAATGGTTAAGAAAAGATTTAAAGCATGACATATTAGATATATTTAGTAAAAGTACATTAGATGAATTAGGAATTATTGATAAAAAGAAATTTCTTAACTATTATGACTTGTTTTTAAAAGGAAGTAACAAAATATCTTGCGATGATATTTCTAAAGTATTTATTGCAGAAAAATGGGCTAGAAAGCATTTTGAAGTATAA
- a CDS encoding PIG-L family deacetylase encodes MIEKFKKVLVLAPHTDDGELGAGGTINNFIEKGATVFYAAFSTAEESVPVGWPKDILKTEVKQATKKLGIKDDNLFIFNYQVRKLNYVRQEILEELIKIKKIIEPDIIFMPCFNDIHQDHSTIANEGLRAFKTKTILGYELIWNNLTFNTTSFIRLEKRHIQAKVNSLKEYKSQGIRDYMSEEFIFSLARTRGVQIGANYAESFEVIRLVIE; translated from the coding sequence ATGATCGAAAAATTTAAAAAAGTATTGGTGCTAGCACCTCACACAGATGATGGTGAATTAGGAGCGGGAGGAACCATTAATAATTTTATTGAAAAAGGAGCAACCGTATTTTATGCTGCCTTTTCCACTGCTGAAGAATCAGTTCCAGTTGGTTGGCCAAAAGATATTTTAAAAACCGAAGTAAAGCAAGCTACAAAAAAATTAGGAATTAAAGATGATAATTTATTTATTTTTAATTATCAAGTAAGAAAATTAAATTATGTTAGACAAGAAATTCTTGAAGAACTTATTAAAATAAAAAAAATAATTGAACCAGATATAATCTTTATGCCTTGTTTTAATGATATTCATCAGGATCATTCCACAATAGCAAATGAAGGATTGAGAGCTTTTAAAACAAAAACTATTCTTGGTTATGAGTTAATATGGAATAATTTAACTTTTAATACTACATCTTTTATAAGATTAGAAAAAAGACATATTCAGGCAAAAGTTAACTCTTTAAAAGAATATAAATCTCAAGGAATAAGAGATTATATGTCAGAAGAATTTATATTTTCTTTAGCTAGAACAAGAGGGGTTCAAATCGGTGCAAATTATGCTGAGTCTTTTGAAGTAATTAGATTAGTTATTGAATAA
- a CDS encoding UDP-3-O-(3-hydroxymyristoyl)glucosamine N-acyltransferase yields the protein MKQYFLSEIENLLVNCQIIGNKSNIYFTNFNSLEKANEFSLVWIKSTKKNKNEIIKSSHAKIFIVDNKVEIEENLIHVKCFIKTENPKLTFLRIANFLLNKQLVWGIHPTAIIHPNAKIHPNTAIGAFTYVGEAVIGENTVIYGNCYVYNNVEIGKNCKIHAGAIIGKDGFGYEKNEKGEWESFPQLGKTVIKNNVDIGSNVLIHKGALSDTIIYDGVKIDDGTIIAHNVIIGKNSLITGHVCIAGSTVIGENCWIGPGVKILNQLNIEDNVFIGIGSVVIKNIKKGNKVFGNPARIIDY from the coding sequence ATGAAACAGTATTTTCTTTCAGAAATAGAAAATTTATTAGTTAATTGTCAAATAATTGGAAATAAATCTAATATTTATTTTACGAATTTCAATTCATTAGAGAAAGCAAATGAATTTTCGTTAGTATGGATTAAGTCAACAAAAAAAAATAAGAATGAAATAATAAAATCATCACATGCAAAAATCTTTATTGTCGATAATAAAGTTGAGATAGAGGAAAATCTAATTCATGTAAAGTGTTTTATAAAAACTGAAAACCCAAAACTAACTTTTTTAAGAATCGCTAATTTTTTATTAAACAAACAATTAGTTTGGGGCATTCACCCCACTGCAATAATTCATCCAAATGCAAAAATACATCCAAACACCGCAATCGGTGCATTTACATATGTTGGAGAGGCTGTGATTGGGGAAAATACAGTTATTTATGGTAATTGTTATGTTTATAATAATGTTGAAATAGGAAAAAATTGTAAAATACATGCTGGAGCAATTATTGGTAAAGATGGTTTTGGTTACGAAAAGAACGAAAAAGGAGAGTGGGAATCTTTCCCTCAGTTAGGAAAAACAGTAATAAAAAACAATGTCGATATTGGTTCAAATGTTTTAATACACAAAGGAGCGCTTTCAGATACAATTATTTATGATGGAGTTAAAATTGATGATGGAACAATTATAGCTCACAATGTAATTATTGGGAAAAATAGTTTAATCACAGGGCATGTTTGTATTGCAGGAAGCACTGTAATTGGTGAAAATTGTTGGATTGGACCTGGAGTAAAAATATTAAATCAATTAAATATTGAAGATAATGTTTTTATTGGAATAGGATCTGTTGTAATAAAAAATATTAAAAAAGGGAATAAAGTATTTGGAAATCCAGCAAGAATTATTGACTATTAA
- a CDS encoding ketoacyl-ACP synthase III, with the protein MKAYIKAVSYYLPSGFLTNYDLVKEFPEWSVDKIAEKIGVTKRHISAKNETAGDMAIHASKLLFEEYSVSPSQVDFILLCTQSPDYFLPTTACILQNKLGISTKAGALDFNLGCSGFVYGLALAKGLIAGGIANNILLITSETYTKHIHSRDKGNRTIFGDAAAATLVSVEGFAEIMKFSLGTDGRGAENLIIKTGGLRDPLKSNDLFFDENENPICSDNLFMNGSEIFNFTLDAVPLLVSDTLIKNNLTKEEINLFIFHQANKYMMNFLRKKIKIDEDKFYFYLENVGNTVSSTIPIALKEAKKENKLNGNILLAGFGVGYSWGGTILKI; encoded by the coding sequence ATGAAAGCATATATCAAAGCGGTTTCTTATTATTTACCTTCAGGTTTTTTAACTAATTATGACCTCGTTAAAGAATTCCCCGAATGGTCTGTTGATAAGATAGCTGAAAAAATTGGAGTAACAAAAAGGCACATTTCAGCAAAAAATGAAACGGCTGGTGATATGGCTATACATGCATCCAAATTGTTATTTGAAGAATATTCTGTTTCGCCATCTCAGGTTGATTTTATTTTATTATGTACACAAAGTCCTGATTATTTTCTACCTACAACTGCATGTATTTTACAAAACAAATTAGGAATTTCTACAAAGGCTGGAGCATTGGACTTTAACTTAGGTTGTTCTGGTTTTGTTTATGGTTTAGCTTTAGCCAAAGGTCTAATTGCTGGGGGTATAGCAAACAATATATTGCTCATTACATCGGAAACATATACAAAGCATATTCACTCAAGAGATAAAGGTAATCGCACCATTTTTGGTGATGCTGCAGCAGCTACTTTAGTTTCAGTTGAAGGGTTTGCAGAAATTATGAAATTTAGTTTAGGGACTGATGGTCGAGGTGCTGAAAATCTAATTATTAAAACAGGTGGGCTACGGGATCCATTGAAATCAAATGATTTATTTTTTGATGAAAATGAAAACCCAATATGTTCTGATAATTTATTTATGAATGGTTCTGAAATATTTAATTTCACATTAGATGCTGTTCCCTTATTGGTTTCCGATACTTTAATTAAAAATAATTTAACAAAAGAAGAAATTAATTTATTCATCTTCCATCAAGCAAATAAGTATATGATGAATTTTCTTCGCAAGAAAATTAAAATAGATGAAGATAAGTTTTATTTCTATTTAGAAAATGTTGGGAATACTGTTTCATCAACCATTCCTATAGCATTGAAGGAAGCAAAAAAAGAAAATAAATTAAATGGGAATATACTTCTTGCTGGCTTTGGTGTAGGATATTCTTGGGGAGGTACAATTTTAAAAATCTAA
- a CDS encoding SDR family oxidoreductase, translated as MSYNPFSLNSKTILITGASSGIGRAIAIECSKMNAQVVIVGRNEGRLKETYDLLDGEGHSYIIADLSKKDEIQELIIKASSLDGLVHCAGFTKTVPFSFVNESDLMAIMQVNFIAPTLITQALLKQKKIKNGASIVFISSISGVYCSYVAGGMYSASKGAINGIVKNIAIELAPKNIRVNTICPGMIQTSILDAGIISEEQLKEDTKKYPLNRYGKPEEIAFASIYLLSDASKWTTGSNLLIDGGYTLL; from the coding sequence ATGAGTTATAATCCGTTTTCATTAAATAGTAAAACTATTTTGATTACTGGTGCATCGTCAGGTATTGGAAGAGCAATTGCGATTGAATGTTCAAAGATGAATGCACAAGTTGTTATTGTAGGTAGAAATGAAGGTCGATTAAAAGAAACTTATGACTTACTCGATGGTGAAGGTCATTCATATATAATTGCTGATTTATCAAAAAAGGATGAGATTCAAGAACTTATTATTAAAGCGTCATCTCTTGATGGTTTAGTTCATTGCGCTGGATTCACAAAAACAGTTCCTTTTAGTTTTGTTAATGAGAGTGATCTAATGGCAATTATGCAAGTGAACTTTATTGCTCCTACACTTATTACCCAAGCACTTTTGAAACAAAAGAAAATAAAGAATGGAGCCTCAATCGTTTTTATTTCATCAATTTCGGGAGTATACTGTTCCTATGTTGCAGGTGGAATGTATTCTGCATCAAAGGGAGCAATTAATGGTATTGTTAAAAATATTGCTATTGAATTAGCTCCCAAAAATATTAGAGTAAATACAATATGTCCAGGAATGATTCAGACAAGTATTTTAGATGCCGGAATAATATCAGAAGAGCAACTAAAAGAAGACACAAAGAAATATCCTCTCAATCGATATGGAAAACCTGAGGAAATTGCCTTTGCATCAATATATCTACTTTCAGATGCAAGTAAATGGACAACAGGTTCCAATTTATTAATTGATGGTGGATATACATTATTATAA
- a CDS encoding glycosyltransferase family 4 protein — protein MKRICHLTSVHSRNDVRIFYKECCSLSKNFIVYLIVSDGFGREKINNIDIVDVGKHEGNRISRMFSVSKLILKTAKELNCDLYHFHDPELIPVGLRLLSMGKKVIYDVHEDVPKDILYKSYINKHFRLILSNCFKLFEHYAAKRFSAIITSTPYIRNRFYAININTIDIKNYPSLTEFHETKRWNKKENEICYLGSITSVRGLYETVKAIELIECKLHLAGLFDDIKYKETVTTLEGWKKVIYYGFVNREKTKEILRTTKIGLVVLHPITTFMDSLPIKMFEYMSAGLPVIASNFPLWKDIIEENNCGICVDPLNTNDISQAINYLLNNNDIAQKMGENGRKVVEEKYNWEKEEAILIDLYTRICN, from the coding sequence ATGAAACGCATTTGTCATTTAACATCAGTTCATTCGCGTAACGATGTAAGAATTTTTTATAAGGAGTGTTGTAGTCTATCCAAGAATTTTATTGTTTACTTAATTGTATCTGATGGTTTTGGTAGGGAGAAAATTAATAACATTGATATAGTTGATGTTGGGAAGCATGAAGGAAATAGAATTTCCAGGATGTTTAGTGTTTCCAAACTGATTTTGAAAACTGCTAAAGAATTAAATTGTGATTTATATCACTTTCATGACCCTGAACTTATTCCTGTTGGATTACGATTATTAAGTATGGGAAAAAAAGTTATTTATGATGTTCATGAAGATGTTCCCAAAGATATTTTGTATAAATCTTATATTAATAAACATTTCAGACTAATTCTTTCAAATTGTTTTAAATTATTTGAACATTATGCTGCCAAAAGATTTTCAGCAATAATTACCTCTACTCCGTATATTAGAAATAGATTTTATGCAATTAACATTAATACTATTGATATAAAAAATTATCCATCATTAACTGAATTTCATGAAACAAAAAGGTGGAATAAAAAGGAAAATGAGATATGTTATTTAGGTTCAATTACCTCTGTACGAGGATTGTATGAAACTGTTAAGGCAATTGAATTGATAGAGTGTAAATTACATTTAGCTGGTTTGTTTGACGATATTAAATATAAAGAAACAGTAACTACACTAGAAGGATGGAAAAAGGTTATATATTATGGTTTTGTAAACAGAGAAAAAACAAAAGAAATATTAAGAACAACTAAAATAGGATTGGTCGTATTACATCCAATTACAACTTTTATGGATTCACTACCCATAAAGATGTTTGAATACATGTCCGCTGGGTTGCCAGTTATAGCTTCAAATTTCCCCTTATGGAAAGATATAATAGAAGAAAATAACTGTGGTATATGTGTGGACCCACTGAATACAAATGATATTAGCCAAGCTATAAATTATTTGTTGAATAACAATGATATAGCTCAAAAAATGGGTGAGAATGGACGAAAAGTAGTTGAGGAAAAATACAACTGGGAAAAAGAAGAAGCTATTTTAATTGATTTATATACTAGAATTTGTAACTAA
- a CDS encoding acyl carrier protein — protein MEINDFIQNFASQFEETEANKFTATTEFRSLEEWSSLLALSIIAMVDDVYNVRIKGDDIKNSKTIEDLYNIVKLKK, from the coding sequence ATGGAAATTAACGATTTCATTCAAAATTTTGCTTCACAATTTGAAGAAACTGAAGCAAATAAATTTACCGCTACAACAGAATTTAGAAGTTTAGAAGAGTGGTCATCATTATTGGCTCTTTCAATAATAGCTATGGTTGATGATGTGTATAATGTAAGGATAAAAGGGGATGACATTAAAAATTCAAAGACGATTGAAGACTTATATAATATTGTTAAACTGAAAAAATAA